The sequence CGCCGGTCATGGTGTCCCGGAGCCTCCAGGGGTGTCTGCCGCCCTCGGCCGCCGGACCGGCACCGTCTGACGGCAACGCCTGCGCGCTCTGTTCGGCATGCGCCGTCCCGGACAACGCCGCCGCTGCCGCTCCGCCCAGCGCGGTGCCGAGCACGACTCTGCGAGGCATCGGCGAGCGCTTCCCCGGCTGTGAGGTCATCATCGTCCTCCAGAGTTGACGGATCATCATTCATACATCGGGTGTATCGGGGAACCTAGGCATGCTTGATGGACCTGTCAACGACTCGCGAGAGAAGGAAATCAGGCTGTGGAAAGGCGACTTACTGGCAGAGTCCGCGCCAAGCGCACGCATCGAAGCCCCGCCGAGCTCTCTTACTCATCCGATGTATATTGGGTTCGATCGAAGGGGAGCGGGTGCCAGGGAAAGACGACACCTCGCTGTTACCTGCCGTATCCCCGATTGCTGCAGCGTGGCGGCATGACGTACGACCGCATTCCCTCCGTGGACGAGCTGATGGCACTGCTGGCCGACTGCGCCGACGCCTGGGACCGCCCGGACCGCTCCGGTGACCCGGTGGCCATCCTCGACCATGGCCTCCAGGTCGCCTCGGTGCTGGCCGAGCGCAACCCGCAGGACGAGGAACTGCAGGTGGCCGGGCTCGTCCACGACATCGGCCACTACCTCGTACCCGGTGACGAGGAGGGCCACGGTACGCACGCCGCGCGGGCGGTGGAGGACTTGCTGGGCCCGCGGGTCGCCCGCCTGGTCGCCCTGCACATCCCGGCCAAGCGCTATCTCGCCACCGCCGATCCGGACCTCGTGCTGTCGCCGGAGAGTGCCCGCACGCTCGGATGCCAGGGCGGCCCCCTGACGCGGCAGGAGGCGGCGGCCTTCGAGGCCGACCCCGACTTCGCGGCGGCGGTCGCACTGCGCCGCGCCGACGACGCGGGCAAGGTGGTGGGCCTGCGGGTGGAGGGTCTGGAGTCCTGGCGGCCCGTCGTGGAGCGCGTGGCTGCTGCCGCCCGCTGAGACGACCGAGTTGGGACATCTGACCGAAAGCCTCTCCGGCTCCTGGGACCGTACCCGAGCGGCCCGCGACTCCCTCGTGGAACCGGCGTGAGCCACTCGGACCCCGAGGCGTTCGCCGCTAGGTACCGCCAGGTGAAGGAGGAACTCCGGATTCCCGACACCTGCTACGCCCATGACATCGCGGCCCGGCTGTCCGTCGATCCCGGCGCGTTCGGAGCGAGTGCCCGAGTCGGGGGTTCCGGAGTCCTCGCGCTCACCGCGTGCGGCCGCGAGCACGGCCACCCCGCGGGAGCACTCGGAATCTGACGTCGCCGGTCACGCGGGGGCACTGCCGCCGTCCGTCACCACAGTGTTTCCAGCGTCTTGCGCAGGTTGTACTCGGCGATGCCCGCCATGTCCGCCCGGTCGGGGAAGTCCCCGTCGAGCAGTCGCAGTGGTCCGGCAGTCAGTGAGAGCCGCTGTGCCAGCAGGTAGAGAGCGAGCCGGTCCTCGTCCAGTCCGTCCACCGCCAGCGCCCGGTAGGCATCGCCCAGGCGGATCTGCAGGAAGACGTGCTCCCACTCGACGTCGAAGTACATCGACCCCTCGATGTCGATCGCCACGGGGTTCCCCTCCGCGTCCACCAGCACATGGTCGGGACCGAGTTCACCGTGCACGACCGCATACCGCGCGCGCGGCCGCACCGCCGCCGCCAGGCTGCGCAACCGCTCCTCCAGGCGCACGCGGACTCCGGCGATCCGCGGATCACGCGACGCGGCCTCGGCGAGGTCCCGCAGCGCACGTTCGAGGACCACTTGCTCGCACGACGTCCCGCGTGACGTTCCTCCCGCGTCGACCACGGCCACCTTGCCGTACCCGGACGCCCGGTGGCGCCGCATCGCCTCCAGAGCGTCCCCGAGCCGGCGCAGGACCGGGGCGGCCGCGCGTGGGTCGCGCGCGAGGAGTCGCTCCAGACTCTCGCCCGGGATGTCCTCGACGACCGCGAGATCCGACGGGTAGTGGACGCCGTCGCGGTCGACGAGACGGATCGCCGGGACGCGGACGCCGAGTGCGTGCAGCCGCGTGTGGGCGGCCTCGAACAGACCGAGTCCGAGGCCGGGCGAGAACGGGTCGGTGAGGTCGTCGTCGCCCTCGGCCGCCGGCCAGTAGTTCTCGGTGTTGTCCCATACGTACGCGATCGCCGTCGTCGCGTCGTCCATCACCAGGCGGTACACGCCCTTCCTACTGCCGCCCGCGACCGGCTCGACCGCGTCCAGCCGCCGCCCGCCGCCCAGCGCGGCCCGTGCGGCGCCCGCCAACCGGTCCCGCGTCACTGCCCTGGGTGCCACGTTCCGAACCGCCTCTCCGTCAGGACAACTCGCGCACCCTACGGGACCATCGTCGCGGAGACGATCAGTTTGTTCCGCGCCGGGTCCGGGGCTGTGCCGCCCGGGTCGCTCCGCGCAGACGGCACGGCCTACACGGCCATCGCCTCCTGGAGCCAGCGGGAGACGTGGTAAGGCAGCCACCAGGCGAGCTCGTCCGCTCGCAGGACCAGGTGTTCGGCGGTGAGCTCTTCCAGGATGTCGGGGGCGATGTCCGCTTGGTGCACGCCTCGGTCGAGTCGGGCGATGGCGGCCGGGTAGCGGGGGTCGTCGGCGGTGAACCGGCGTAGATCGCCCCAGCGCCGGTCGCGGATCTGCAGAAAGCCCGGCCCCCGACGCCATATCAGTTTGCAGAGGTAGTGACGGGTTCGCCAGGCGTGCAGAGCGGTGTCGGCGTCGGCGAGGCCGTGGACGGTGCGTGGCGGATGGAGGTGGGACAGCACCTTCCAGAGGTGGTCGGCGCGGTCCGGGGGCAGGCGCAGATCCCAGTCGACCTGGACGGCGCGGGCCGTCAGGTCGCGGATCAGGCAGAGCCGGTCGACCGCCGCGCGGGCGGCGGCCTGCCCGGGCGTGGCGAGGTCCACGGGGCTGTCGAGTTCGGCGCGTCGCGCGCCCATGGCCCACAGCCGTTCGGCGTCGCCGGGCTCAGCGGTGAGCGGGACGCGGCCCAGGGACATGCCCGGCAGCGTCCGGGCCTGAGCGTCGTGGTCGCGCCAGGCCTGGACGGCCGGGCTCGGAGTGCTCGGTGGCATGGTCGGTCCTTGTCGGTGGCCGGAGTCGGATCGGCGAGGAAGGCGGGGTCAGGGGAGTGCGGGAGCCGATGCGGCGGGCGTCGCGGTGACGGGTGCGCCGGCCGGTTCGGCCGTGGGGCGGGTGTGCACATGGCTCATGTAGTCCAGGCGCAGGAAGTCCTGGTTGACGGAGGCAGGTGCGATGTGGACGTACTGGCCCGCGTCCGTGAAGGTCACGCCGAGGTCCGTCCAGTCGTTCAGAAGGCCTCGCACGTCCTCGGGAGCGCGTTCGGCGAAGGCGGGGACGGAGGTCGCCTTGCGGTGCAGGGCCGCGGGGGAGTGCGGCTGGTCCAGGAGCCGGAAGACCGCGACGGCGAACGGGTCGGTCAGGCGCAGGGTCTGCCAGTCGAAGGAGGGCCTCCGGCTGACCAGGACGATCTCGTCCCCCAGGTCGGTGTGGGTGAGCCTGGCGTCGGTGTGGTGCTTCTTCCATGTGGCGATGGCGTCGTTCAGCCGGGTCACCGTGTCCTTCTCGATGCCGCGTTCGGGGGCCTGGAAGACGTAGGCCAGGTCGTGGAGTTCCGCCTCGGGCAGGTCGTAGGTGAAGGTGTAGTGCTCCTCCGGGCGCAGCCCGGTGAAGCCCAGTTCGGGCCGCTTGAAGTAGGGGCTGAAGCGCTCGATGGCGATCCGGGCGGACAGGTCGACCGGCGGGTTCAGGTGTTCCAGCGCGGGCAGTTGGCGGATCACGGGGTCGTAGTCCTCGGCGGTCTCACCGGGGAAGCCGTGCAGATAGTTCCAGGACACGGACAGTCCCGTCTCGGCCGCGTCCCGGAGCATGCGCACGTTCTGGCAGCCGCTGACTCCCTTGTCCATGAGGTCGAGCACCCTGCTGTTGAGGCTCTCGATGCCCGGCTGTACGTAGATGAGTCCGGCGTCGGCGAGGACCTGCAGCTGCGGGCGGCGCATGTTCGCCTTGATCTCGATGTGCATGCGCAGGTCGTAACCGCTGTCGATGATGCGGGGCAGCACGCTGGACAGGTACCGCATGTCGAGGATGTTGTCGACGACGTACATGTCGAGGACGCGATGGCGCTCCGCCAGGTCCATGATCTCCTGGTAGAAGGTGTCGGGGCTCTTGCTGCGGAACTGCATGAACGAGCCGTTCAGACCGCAGAACGTGCAGTGGTGCTTCTCGCCCCACCAGCAGCCGCGCGCGCCCTCGACGACCAGTTTCGGCTCCACCCAGTTACGGGCGACCGACTCGGCGAGGCGTTCGAAGTAGCCGCTGTAGTCGGGAGGCAGGATCGCCGCCGGGGGCAGGGGACCGGTGGGCATCGGGTTGGCGGTCGACGCCGTGCCGCCGTCACCGCGGTGGCACAGGCCCGGAATGTCGGCCAGCACGGCCGCCCCCGATCCGTCCCGCAGCGCTTCGAGCAGCCGCGGGAAGGCGTCCTCACCCTCACCGCGTACGACGAAATCGACGAACGGGAAGTTGCGGTGCACGGCCGCGCCCTGTTCGGCGTCGCAGTTGGCGCCGCCCATGACCGTCACGATGTGCGGGGCGAGCCGCTTGATGTGCCGGGCCGCGGCCAGGGCGGCGGTGTTCTGCTGGAACGTGGACGTCAGCCCCACGACATCGGGCGCGAGCTCGGCCACCCGCCGCGCGACCTCCGTCACGAACTCGGGCACGATCTCGTGCAGTTGGCGTGTCATACGCATCCGTGCCGAGCGCAGCTTGCCGGTCATCATCTCGGTGAACTCGGCGTCCTTCCAGGCCGGATCGTCGTACAGGGCACTGGAGAAGACCCAGTCGCCGCAGCCGAGGAAGTAGGACGACAGCGCGTAGTACTCGTAGTCCTCGGCGGCGAACTCGGTGCGCCGGGTGATCCAGTCGGTGAATTCCAGGTTGGCGTGCAGCACCTCGCACGTCGCGCCCGCAACGCGCTCGTCGACACTGCGTTTGAGGATGCCCAGGGCCAAGGAGGGCAGGTCGATGGGCGACCAGGGCATGTTGAGCAGGAGAACGCGCACGGTCGGCTCCTTGAGGGACGGCGCAGGCAGAAGGGCGGGAGGAACGGGGAGCCCGGCCGGCCCGTGTGCTCGACGGGCCGGCCGGGCCGTTGTTCACTCCTCGTCGTCGCCGCCCTCGTCGGCGTTGCGGAACGGGATGGTGATCGTGATGCCGATGCCCGGCTTGCGGTTCTCCTCGTCGCCCGCGAGCGGGTCGTTGTGGATGATGTCCTTCTGCACGGTCTTCCTCCTTCTGTGACGGGGATGGTGCTGTGCGAGCCCGGTCCCGCTGTTGCCTCAGCGGGACCGGGGCCCTCCGGCGGGTGCCGGGGGACGTCCGGGGGCGCGCGGCGCCGGGTCGGGCAACCGGTCGCGCAGAAAGAACAGGGACCGGCGCAGGACGGCGACGTGCGTGGCGCCGTCGTAGCCGTCGTGTCCGCTGTCCAGCCACATGGCCTCGTGCGGTACGTCCGCCGCGGCCAGCGCGGCGAGATAGGTACGGATCTGCCCGGGCGGGCATTTGGCGTCCCGGGTCGCGCCGACCACGAGCAGCGGTGCCGTGACCGCCGCCGCGTAGGAGAGGGGCGAACTGCTGGCGTAACGTTCCGGCACCTCGTCCGGAGTGCCGCCGAACAGCCGGATGTCCAGGGCCCGCAGCGCCGGCGTGGTCGCCCGGTGGGCGGTGACCCAGTCGGCGACCGGCTTGACGGCGATGCCGGCCTGCCACAGCCCGGGGCGGGTGCCGAGGGCGAGCAGCACCAGGTAGGCGCCCCAGGACACACCCCACAGCGCGCTCGCGTCACCGGCGACGAGGCCCCGGGAGACGAGCTCGGCGCGGACCGCGGCCAGGTCCTCCACCTGCGTGTGGCCGACTCCGGCGGGGAACGCGCGCCGCCAGCGCGGCCCGTACCCGGTGGAGCCGCGGTAGTTGACGCGGACGACCGCGTAGCCGGAGGCCACCAGCGAGTGCACCGTGGCGTCGTAGGCGTCCCGGTCGTGGTCGGCCGGTCCGCCGTGTACCAGGAAGACGGCGGGCGGCGGCACGCGGCCGTCCCGTTCCGGCAGGCTCAGCAGGGTGTGCAGGCGTCCCCACGCCGTGGACGTCCACCGAGCGGTGTGTCTGCCGGGGACGACGGTCGAGAGGCCGGGCGGGGGCAGTGCCATGCCGTCCGTGGCGTGCGCGACGGGCGGGTGGGCGGTGTCGGTCCACAGATAGTCGACCGCTCCGCCGGTGCGGGGCGCCGCGTCCAGCAGGCTGCCGGCGGGCGTGGGTACGATCCTGCGCGCCCGGGAGCCCAGGTCCACGCGGTACAGCAGGGAGCGGCCGTGCCGGTCCTGACGCACCAGCACCTCGCGGGTCCGCGGATACCAGCGGGCGCTGATCTCCGTGTCGAACGTGCACCAGCGGTGCGTACGCAGTCCTTCCTCCGGTGTCCAGGTGGCCGGGGCGTAGCAGTCCCCGAGGTCCTGGACCAGCAGCAGCTCGCGGTGTCCGGGCCGGGACGAGAAACCTTGGCACCACAGGCCGGTGCCGGACCGGTGGGATCCGGGCACTGCGGAGACGGTACGACCGGGTTCGGGCAGGCCGGGTCCGGAACGGCCGGAGCCGGGCAGTGTGGCGACGGTACGGCCGTCGGTTGTGACGACCGTGACCGCCGCCGCGTCGTCGGCCGACGACGCCAGGGCGATCAGAGTGCCGTCGGGGGCGAAGCCGCCCAGTCGGCACGGTGCGGAGGTGCGCAGCACCTCGTGCGGGGCGCGGCCGCGCCGCCCCACCAGCAGTACCGTCTCCCGTCCGAGGGCGACGGCCGCGACGACCGCTCCGCCCGCGGTCACGGCCAGCCCGCGCGGTTGCCCGGCCGGCGCACCCGGCAGGCCCGGCAGCCGCGGGCCGCCGTCGAAGTGCTGAAACCACCAGCGGCCAGTGTCCGTCGCGTCCTGCTCGAACCACCACACGTAGCCGTCGGCGTCGATCGCGCAGTGGGCCGTGCCGCCGGGGGTGTCGGTGACCTGGCGGGCCCGGCGGGCCCCGGAGTCCCACGTGAAGACCTCGCACCGCCCGCCGGAGTCCGCGGTGAACACCATGCGGCTGGGGTCCGCCGGGCACACGTCGGGGAGGGTTGCGACGAACACCTGGTAAGGGCTGGTCATGACCGACTCCCCGGGGACGATCCGGCAGGGCGGGTGTCCTCGTGCGCGTCCCCGGGGACGGCAGGCCGCAGCACGGTGCGGGCCGTGCGCTGCGTGTGGACCGCGAGCAGGGCCAGGACGGCGCCGCAGGTCAGGGCCGGTGCCCGCGGGCCGCCCCAGGTCACCAGGGCGGCCGCGACAGCGGGCGCCACGGCGGCCGTGACGGCGGTGGCGGATCCGAGTACGGCCCCGGTCCGGGACTGCAGATCCTGAGGGACGGCGAGGACGGCGGCGCCGCCCAGGACGACGGTGACCACCGGAAGTACCAGGCACAGCGCGGAGAAACACAGCCCCCAGAGCCAAGGACGGTCGGCCGCCGACAGCGCGGCACACGGCGGGAGCAGCAGCCACGTGGCCGCCGTCAGCGACCGATGAGCGCCGAACCGTTTCACGATCCGCGCCGCCACCAGCGAACCGACCATGCCCGCCGCGCCGGAGGCCGCGAGCACCCCACCGGTGGTGGCACTTCCCGCGCCGGTGCCCAGAACGAACACCGCGGTATAGAACAGCAGGGCCAACACCCCGCTCGCCACCGACGACCACAGCAGCACGAGTCGCAGCACGGGGGAGTGGACCACGGCGGCGAGGCCGGCCCGCAGCGCGCCGAAGGAAGGCCGACGTGACGCAAGGGGCTCTTTGCCGACCGGAGCCGACGATGCGTCGGGCGAGGATAAGGGCGTGCCTGGCGAAGCCACGTCAACGCTCGGAGAATCCAGGGGAGTACGAATGGCCCGCACTCCGAGAGCCGCCATGGCGTAGGAGACCGCGTCGACGGCGAACGGCAGGAAACGGCTCAGACCGAACAGGACGCCGCCCAGTGCCGGTCCCGCCACCAGCGCCGTCTGATCGCCCGCCTGGACTCCGGCCACGGCACGCGGCAGATCGTCCGGCGCCGCCAGCCGGCTCAGGGCCCCGCGCGCCGCGGTCTCGTAGGCCGTCGCGCACAGGCGCTCGGTCAGAGCCAGGCTCAGCAGGACCCACGGGGGCGGGTGGCGGAGACAGCAGACGGCCAGGCCCGCCATCGCCAGCGATGCCGTCAGCGCCGAGCCGGTCATGAGGCGGCGCCGGTGGCCCCGATCGGACGGTACCGCGATGAGCGGCCCGAAGAACACACCGGCGAAGGCGGCCACGCTGGCGAACACGCCCGCTGTGCCAGGGCCGTGGCCCAGGTCCAGGAGCAGAAGCGGGAACACCAGCCCGGATGCCTGGCTGCCGAGTCCGTCGACGGCGTTGACGCACCACAGGACGGCGACGTCGCGTCGGCTGCCCGCACGGGACGCACTCCGCGGCGGGAGGGGAGCGGCGACGGCCGCGGACGGCGGCTCCTCGTCGGCGGTACGCCGCGGTGGTCGAGACACGTCGATCTCCTCCACCCCCTGGATGTGCTGACAGTCCCCCGTGAGAAGGCCACCGGAGCGCCTACGCGGAAACGGCTGCCGAACCGAAGAATCTGGTCATCATGTGAGAGAAATGTGTACGAGATGCGAAAGCGAGCCGGAGCCTAATCACCCGGGCGCGGCGGGAACAAGGGTCCGGAAGCTCCCCGCCGCTCGCTCGCCGCGCCGGATATGGCCGACAGTCGACTGGCCGAACGCGCGCGCCGAGGTCCCCTGTGGCATGCCTCGGCCGGCGCGCGCACAGGGCGCGGCGAACCGCTCCGGCGCTTCGCGATGGTGTACCCGGAAGACGACAGCGGTCTGTCCCGCGCCCTTCGGGCAAGGGTCGATCCGGCGCAAGCCATGAAGGCCGTACGCCTTCACCGGCCCGGACGGACGGTCATCGGCCTCCGGGAACCCGCGTGCGTGGGGGCGTTGCGGCGCCAAAGGAAGGCGTTCCCTGCCAGGGGCACGTGCCTCCGTATCCGCGCCACGCTGTTTCGGCGAGCGGCTCGGCGCGCTCGCTCGGTGGCGGTCGGCGCGAGCGCGTCACATTGGCCGACAATGCCCCCCAACAGAACCCAAACAGCAATCAACCATTCCGCCAGAGGGAGTCAGGCCGAGGGGCCCACATCGAGGCGCAGACGTACATAGTTCGCGTCGCAGGGGCCGGGCCGATGGTGCCCGTCGGGCATCCATCCGTGCCGGGCATAGAACGCCTGGGCTCGGCTGTTGCGTTCCCACGCTTCGAGCACCCCGGCCGTCAAGGACGCGTCGCGGAGGAACCGTACGAACGCCGCGTGCAACTGGCTGCCGATCCCCTGTCCCCAGCGCCCTGCACGGACGTGGATCTGATAGAGCTGAGCGGCGGAAGCGGCGTCCATGTCAGGGTCCAGCGGAGGGCCCATCGCCAGGATGCCCACCATCTCGCCTTCGCGCACGGCGCACAGCACCGTCTTGGTGTCGTCCTGGACGGCACGCATCCACATCTCCCGTCGGCTGGACCGCCCCTCGGGAGAGGTGAGCTCCGTCTCCGAATGTCCACCTGCCTGGTAGTACGCGGTGCGCGCCTGCGTGTGGAGGTCGGTGATCTCGTCCAGGTCGTCGAGGTTCGCCGTTCGCAGCGAGGTCTGGAAAGTCGTCACGATCAAGAGACGCTCCTGCTTCGATACGCAGTTTCCCACCCCGCTGTTCCGCCCGCCGACGGGGCGGCTGCTCTGGTTGATCCCATCTGGGCCCGAGGGTGGATTGCCCTGCCGTGCCCGTGCCGCCGGTGGCGCAGAAAATCGAACACATGATTGAATCTGGCCATGCGGCCGATTCCCGACGACCTCACCCAAGCCCTGGAGGAGTGGCACACCACCTACCGCCGGCTGGCGGCCGAGCCACGCACCGCGCTGCGGCGAAGGCTCATCCGGCTGTCGGCGCAGGTGCTGTTCCATCCGTACTGGGACGGCGGCCGGCGGACGGCTGCGCGATCGAGCCTGTACACGGCGTGGCAGGAGAGAAGGAGCTGACCATGTGCGTCGTCCCGTGCAGGGCGGCTGGTGCGCGTCTTGTCGCAGCTGCCGCCTGATCTGCCCCGGCTCCGGATGATCCTGGCTCACCTCGACCGGCAGATCGCGGAGAACCACACGATCGGCGTCTACCTGCGGCTCCAGCGGGACGCCGTACGGGAAGCCCTCGCCCGCGCGGAACACCGGCCCCCGCGGCGGCCGAGCCGGGCGAAGGGCGGGGGAGCACTGCCCGGTTTCACGCCCCTGCCCGCGGCGGGAGTGGGCTTCGTGGTGCAGCAGAAGCGGACGCCGACGGGGCCCGAGCCCGCCCTGATCCACCTGGTCGACTGCAGCATGATCGAGGGACGGCCGCACCGGATCAGGGCCGACGAGGCACGGGCCGCGCTCACCGACCCGAATGTCGAAGCCTGCCGGCGATGCCGACCGGACACCGAGCTGGGTATCGACCTGGCGTGAGCGACACGACCGCTCCCGGCGCGTCCGGTAGCGGCGCCGGGCGTACGGGCGGACGGAGGACCGCGTTGTTGCAGCGGTGCCTGGCCCAAGAGCCTGATCGACCGCCCCGGACGTGGTGCCGCCGACGTGGGTTGCAGCCCCCGCCCCAGGGGCGTTACCTGGAAGTACCGGCGGTGAAGCGAGCGCGTGAGGGCCACGGCACAGTCCGAGGGCCCGCCTTCGTGTGTGTGCCCCGCCAGCGGCTTTCTGTCCCTCGCCGCCGTCGTCCAGCGCTCGACGCGGAGGTGATCCAGGTGAAAGCCGTTGTCTACGAGAAGCCCTTCAGCGTGACGGTGAGGGACGTCGATGATCCGCAGATCCAGCATCCGAACGATGTTCTGGTACGGGTCACGTCGACCGCCATCTGCGGATCCGACCTGCACATGTATGAGGGCCGCACGGCGGCCGAGGCGGGCATAGTCTTCGGACACGAGAACCTCGGGATAGTCGAGGAGGTCGGCACCGGTGTGACCTCCCTGTCCCAGGGGGACCGCGTCGTCATGCCGTTCAACGTCGCCTGCGGATTCTGCAAGAACTGCCTCGCCGGAAAGACCGGTTTCTGCCTGACGGTCAATCCCGGTTTTGCCGGCGGAGCCTACGGTTACGTGGCGATGGGCCCCTACAAGGGCGGCCAGGCCGAGCTGCTGCGGGTGCCTTTCGCCGACTTCAACTGTCTGAAGCTGCCGCCGGGCAACGAATTCGAGACCGACTTCGTGCTGCTCGCCGACATCTTCCCGACCGGATACCACGGATGCGAACTCGCCCAGGTGTCCCCCGGCGAGAGCGTGGCCGTCTACGGCGCGGGACCTGTGGGCCTGATGGCCGCCTACTCGGCACTGCTGCGCGGCGCGGCGAAGGTGTTCTCCGTGGACCGGGTGCCCGAGCGGCTCGCCAAGGCGGAGGAGATAGGGGCGATCCCCATCGACTTCACCAAGGGCGACCCGGCCGAGCAGATCAAGGAACAGACGAACGGAGAGGGAACCGACAAGGGCGTGGACGCCGTCGGGTACCAGGCCCAGGCACACGACGCCAGCCACGAGGAACCCGCCATCGTCCTCAACGAGCTGGTCATGACGGTCCGGCCCACCGGCATGCTCGGCGTCCCGGGCCTGTACGTGCCGTCCGACCCGGGTGGACCCGACGAGCACGCCAAGCACGGTCAGCTACTGGTCTCCATCGGCAAGATGTTCGAGAAGGGCCAGCAGATGGGCACCGGACAGTGCAACGTCAAGCGGTACAACCGCCAGCTGCGGGACATGATCATCGCCGGGCGGGCCAAGCCCAGCTTCGTGGTCTCCCACGAGATGTCGCTGGAGGAGGCCCCGCTGGCCTACGAGAAGTTCGACAAGCGGATCGAGGGCTACACCAAGGTGGTACTTCACCCAGGACACGTCCTCGCCGCATGAGGCACGGGTCCGGGCTGCCCACGGGGGCGCCCGGACCCCTGGGCCGGGGCAGGCCCTGTCTCGGTGCCGCGTCCCGGATCAGACCCCGTGATCCGCAAAGCCGTTGAGAGAACCGATCGCTCCACAACCAGGGCCGCCACGATCCCCTGCCGGGGCCGGTGGCGAGAACGGTGACGAGCGGAACGGCGCCGCTCCCCGCCGCCGCCCCATGGTCGCTCACGGCAAACGGAACACCGTGCGCATCCGGACGTCACCATGCGTGACTCACCCTGCGTGAGGGCCGCGATGCCGCCACCGGTACGCCGTAGTCCGGTACGTCGTCGCGCCTTTGGTGTGAGAGCCTGGTGGCGGGGTCCGCCTGTAGAGGGGACCGGATCATGGGCGTGTGGGGCCTGCCATACGGCGACGGCGTGGCCGACGGCGTGGTCGATCCGTTCGACTTCGCTACCGCCGCGCTGGTGATGGTGGACGCGGCCGGGCTGATCGAATGCTGGAGCGCGGAAGCCGAGAAGCTGCTCGGCTACAGCTCGGCGGACGTACTCGGCCACCCGGCCTCGGCCGTGCTGGACAGCCAGGACGGACTCGCGGCCCTGGTCGAAGGACGGCTGGTGGCCGACAGCTGGGAGGGCCGGATCTCGGTCCGCCACCACGGCGGTCACAGCGTGGAACTCGGACTGCGGGTACGAGCCCTGCGGGTGCCCTGCGGGCGCGGCGGCTGGATCGCCGCCCTGTGCAGCGCCGCCGCGCTGCAGCGATGGGAACTGGGCCAGGCGACGATGCAGGGCCTGCTGACCCAGTCACCGATCGGCATCGCCGTGCTCGACACCCAGCTGCGGTGCGAGTGGTGCAACGAGGCGCTGGCCACCATGGAGGGCCTGCCGGCCGAGGAGAGCGCTGCCGTGCCGGAGCGGCACCGCGGAGGGCTTCCGGCCATCGAGCGACAGGCCGGACGGGCGCTGGCGACCGGGGAGGTCCTGTCGGCCGTCGAACACGAGGCACCCCAGCCCGGAGTGACCGGCCAGGTGAACGCGGAGCACCTCAGGCTGCGCACGTCCTTCCCGCTGCGGGCCCGGACGGGGGCCACCCTGGGCGTGTGCCAGACCGCCATGGACTTCATCGACCGCGAGCGCGACAAGGGCCGCAGGCGGCTGGTGCTGGTGAACGAGGCCGGCGAACGCATCGGTACGACGCTGGAGCTCGGGCGTACCGTCGAGGAGCTCGCCGAGGTTCTGGTGCCCCAGTTCGCCGACTTCGTGGCGGTGGACCTGGTCGACGGCGTACGGCCTCCGGAAGATCTGGCCACACGTCCGCGCAAGGGCCAAGGCGGTCTCTACCGCGCCGCTCACCTGTCGATCCGCTCCGACGACCCCGAGGCGGTCGTCGCGATCGGCGCGCCGACCCACTATCCGGCACAGTCCCCGCAGAGCCGCTGCCTGGCAACAGGCCTGTCCGTGCGGGACGCGGACGTCTCGGCGTCGACCGCCTGGCTCGACGGGGATCCGCTT is a genomic window of Streptomyces griseochromogenes containing:
- a CDS encoding glutathione-independent formaldehyde dehydrogenase, translating into MKAVVYEKPFSVTVRDVDDPQIQHPNDVLVRVTSTAICGSDLHMYEGRTAAEAGIVFGHENLGIVEEVGTGVTSLSQGDRVVMPFNVACGFCKNCLAGKTGFCLTVNPGFAGGAYGYVAMGPYKGGQAELLRVPFADFNCLKLPPGNEFETDFVLLADIFPTGYHGCELAQVSPGESVAVYGAGPVGLMAAYSALLRGAAKVFSVDRVPERLAKAEEIGAIPIDFTKGDPAEQIKEQTNGEGTDKGVDAVGYQAQAHDASHEEPAIVLNELVMTVRPTGMLGVPGLYVPSDPGGPDEHAKHGQLLVSIGKMFEKGQQMGTGQCNVKRYNRQLRDMIIAGRAKPSFVVSHEMSLEEAPLAYEKFDKRIEGYTKVVLHPGHVLAA
- a CDS encoding GNAT family N-acetyltransferase, with translation MTTFQTSLRTANLDDLDEITDLHTQARTAYYQAGGHSETELTSPEGRSSRREMWMRAVQDDTKTVLCAVREGEMVGILAMGPPLDPDMDAASAAQLYQIHVRAGRWGQGIGSQLHAAFVRFLRDASLTAGVLEAWERNSRAQAFYARHGWMPDGHHRPGPCDANYVRLRLDVGPSA
- a CDS encoding MFS transporter codes for the protein MSRPPRRTADEEPPSAAVAAPLPPRSASRAGSRRDVAVLWCVNAVDGLGSQASGLVFPLLLLDLGHGPGTAGVFASVAAFAGVFFGPLIAVPSDRGHRRRLMTGSALTASLAMAGLAVCCLRHPPPWVLLSLALTERLCATAYETAARGALSRLAAPDDLPRAVAGVQAGDQTALVAGPALGGVLFGLSRFLPFAVDAVSYAMAALGVRAIRTPLDSPSVDVASPGTPLSSPDASSAPVGKEPLASRRPSFGALRAGLAAVVHSPVLRLVLLWSSVASGVLALLFYTAVFVLGTGAGSATTGGVLAASGAAGMVGSLVAARIVKRFGAHRSLTAATWLLLPPCAALSAADRPWLWGLCFSALCLVLPVVTVVLGGAAVLAVPQDLQSRTGAVLGSATAVTAAVAPAVAAALVTWGGPRAPALTCGAVLALLAVHTQRTARTVLRPAVPGDAHEDTRPAGSSPGSRS
- a CDS encoding DUF6233 domain-containing protein, which produces MRVLSQLPPDLPRLRMILAHLDRQIAENHTIGVYLRLQRDAVREALARAEHRPPRRPSRAKGGGALPGFTPLPAAGVGFVVQQKRTPTGPEPALIHLVDCSMIEGRPHRIRADEARAALTDPNVEACRRCRPDTELGIDLA